Proteins from one Planctomyces sp. SH-PL62 genomic window:
- the ftsY gene encoding signal recognition particle-docking protein FtsY — MAIKGILERFKKGLAKTAQLFNVRSWFGRKVDQAFLDELEGRLIQADVGVTATSRIIDSVREAFADQTADENLVAFVKQQLKELLRDDSPETLTVAARKPSVYLVAGVNGSGKTTSIAKLAQRHRDQGKSVVLAACDTFRAAAADQLSIWAERAGCEIVRGAPGADPASVAHDACQRALARGSEILIVDTAGRLHTQTHLMRELEKIKSVVQRQIPGAPHEVLLVLDGTNGQNAIRQAEVFTKSIGCTGVILTKLDGTAKGGVVVAVRQAMKLPVKFLGVGEGIEDFQPFDADAFVESLFS, encoded by the coding sequence ATGGCGATCAAAGGGATCCTGGAGCGGTTCAAGAAGGGTCTGGCGAAGACGGCGCAACTGTTCAACGTCCGGTCGTGGTTCGGCCGGAAGGTGGACCAGGCGTTCCTGGACGAGCTGGAAGGGCGGCTGATCCAGGCCGACGTCGGCGTGACGGCGACCTCGCGGATCATCGACTCCGTGCGCGAGGCGTTCGCCGACCAGACGGCCGACGAGAACCTCGTGGCGTTCGTCAAGCAGCAGCTCAAGGAACTGCTCCGCGACGACAGCCCGGAGACGCTCACGGTCGCGGCCCGGAAGCCGAGCGTCTACCTCGTCGCCGGCGTCAACGGTTCGGGCAAGACGACCTCGATCGCCAAGCTGGCGCAGCGGCACCGCGACCAGGGCAAGAGCGTGGTCCTGGCCGCGTGCGACACCTTCCGCGCCGCGGCGGCCGACCAGCTCTCGATCTGGGCCGAACGCGCCGGCTGCGAGATCGTCCGGGGGGCCCCGGGGGCCGATCCGGCGAGCGTCGCCCACGACGCCTGCCAGCGCGCCCTGGCACGCGGCAGCGAGATCCTGATCGTCGACACCGCCGGTCGGCTCCACACCCAGACCCACCTGATGCGCGAGCTGGAGAAGATCAAGTCGGTCGTCCAGCGTCAGATCCCCGGCGCGCCGCACGAGGTTTTGCTGGTCCTGGACGGCACCAACGGCCAGAACGCCATCCGTCAGGCCGAGGTTTTCACCAAGAGCATCGGCTGCACGGGCGTCATCCTGACCAAGCTCGACGGCACCGCCAAGGGGGGCGTCGTGGTCGCCGTGCGGCAGGCCATGAAGCTCCCGGTCAAGTTCCTGGGCGTCGGCGAGGGGATCGAGGACTTCCAGCCCTTCGACGCCGACGCGTTCGTCGAGTCGCTCTTCTCCTGA
- a CDS encoding PHP domain-containing protein translates to MNRRDADLHIHTTHSDGACSPREVVVAAAQVGLAALAITDHDTVSALPPARDEAARLGVELVPGVELTCEYQGREVHLLGYFFHDHPDLLAAVDRLRTERVGRFAEMADKLNELDLIVDLTAVRRCFPRAVLGRRHLAEYLFRTKQTETVREAFDLYLADGRPACVEKARLDAFEAIALVRRAGGVVSWAHPPYNLKFDSLRTLAEAGLGAVETAGPGVQNRVGRRFRDWAELLDLVPTAGSDFHAPDRPGRRVGATTTPDADLERLRRRATGTSDPATA, encoded by the coding sequence GTGAACCGCCGCGACGCCGACCTGCACATCCACACCACGCACTCCGACGGCGCCTGCTCCCCGAGAGAAGTCGTCGTCGCCGCGGCGCAGGTCGGGCTCGCCGCCCTGGCGATCACCGACCACGACACGGTCTCCGCCCTGCCGCCCGCCCGCGACGAGGCCGCCCGGCTGGGCGTGGAGCTGGTCCCCGGCGTCGAGCTGACCTGCGAGTATCAGGGCCGGGAGGTTCACCTCCTGGGGTACTTCTTCCACGACCATCCCGACCTGCTGGCCGCCGTCGACCGCCTCCGCACGGAGCGGGTCGGACGGTTCGCCGAGATGGCCGACAAGCTGAACGAACTCGACCTGATCGTCGATCTGACGGCCGTCCGCCGCTGCTTCCCCAGGGCCGTCCTGGGGCGGCGGCACCTGGCCGAATACCTCTTTCGGACGAAGCAGACGGAGACCGTCCGCGAGGCCTTCGACCTCTACCTCGCCGACGGCCGGCCCGCCTGCGTCGAGAAGGCCCGGCTCGACGCCTTCGAGGCGATCGCCCTGGTGCGCCGGGCCGGCGGCGTCGTCTCGTGGGCGCACCCGCCCTACAATCTCAAGTTCGACTCGCTGCGGACGCTCGCCGAGGCCGGGCTCGGGGCCGTCGAGACGGCCGGACCGGGCGTCCAGAACCGCGTCGGCCGCCGCTTCCGCGACTGGGCCGAGTTGCTCGATCTCGTCCCCACCGCCGGCTCCGACTTCCACGCCCCCGACCGTCCCGGCCGCCGCGTCGGCGCCACGACCACCCCCGACGCCGATCTCGAACGGCTCCGCCGACGCGCGACGGGGACGTCGGACCCGGCTACGGCCTGA
- the nusB gene encoding transcription antitermination factor NusB, giving the protein MTRRSRGREVALQVLYQLEQNSGVMTTDVRRFIDRRLLRDRPLVEFTTGLIEGVRGNQPQIDDAIKQVAENWRLDRMAAIDRNILRLGAFEILHHPEVPAKVAINEALELAKRYSTAQSSRFVNGILDKVLQLQDPAPRSDAEAGSEADPDVAVESPAAAEAEVAPPAPIGEGPAA; this is encoded by the coding sequence ATGACCCGACGTTCCCGAGGGCGCGAAGTCGCCCTCCAGGTGCTTTATCAGCTTGAGCAGAACTCGGGCGTCATGACGACCGACGTCCGTCGATTCATCGATCGCCGGCTCCTGCGCGACCGACCGCTCGTCGAGTTCACCACCGGACTCATCGAGGGGGTGCGGGGGAACCAGCCCCAGATCGACGACGCGATCAAGCAGGTCGCGGAGAACTGGCGGCTCGACCGCATGGCCGCCATCGACCGCAACATCCTCCGCCTCGGCGCCTTCGAGATCCTCCACCACCCCGAGGTCCCCGCCAAGGTCGCCATCAACGAGGCCCTGGAACTGGCCAAGCGGTACAGCACCGCCCAGTCCAGCCGGTTCGTCAACGGCATCCTCGACAAGGTGCTCCAGCTCCAGGACCCCGCCCCCCGCTCGGACGCCGAGGCTGGGAGCGAGGCCGATCCCGACGTCGCGGTCGAATCCCCGGCCGCCGCCGAGGCCGAGGTCGCCCCGCCGGCTCCCATCGGGGAAGGCCCCGCCGCGTGA
- the rsmH gene encoding 16S rRNA (cytosine(1402)-N(4))-methyltransferase RsmH: protein MSREESPGGIGPEPERRPRAVHRPVLIDEVLEWLAPREGSILVDGTAGAGGHTSAMARLVGASGRVVGFDRDVEMLELAKAACAGLPVDLVHAPYSAMRRGLAGLGIVAGKVDGVLLDLGLSSDQLAWRHRGFSFGADGPLDMRFDSGSDAPTAAELLAELSAEDLAKAFFEFGEERFSRRIARQIVETRRAEPLKTTGQLAELVRRCIPGRLRHGPIDPATRVFQGLRILVNDELEHLDAILTELPEILAPGGRAAIISFHSLEDRRVKWAFRNDPRWTVLTKKPVTATAEETAVNPRARSAKLRVAERWSNQEPTPTPTSPRP, encoded by the coding sequence GTGTCACGCGAGGAGTCGCCGGGCGGAATCGGGCCGGAACCGGAGCGGAGGCCGCGGGCCGTCCATCGCCCCGTCCTGATCGACGAGGTGCTCGAATGGCTCGCCCCGCGCGAGGGTTCGATCCTCGTGGACGGGACGGCCGGGGCCGGCGGTCACACGTCGGCGATGGCCCGCCTGGTCGGCGCATCGGGGCGGGTCGTCGGCTTCGACCGCGACGTCGAGATGCTGGAGCTGGCCAAAGCGGCCTGCGCCGGCCTGCCGGTCGATCTGGTCCACGCGCCCTACAGCGCGATGAGACGGGGGCTGGCCGGGCTGGGGATCGTCGCGGGGAAAGTCGACGGCGTGCTGCTCGACCTGGGGCTCTCGTCCGACCAGCTCGCCTGGCGGCATCGCGGGTTCAGCTTCGGGGCCGACGGGCCGCTCGACATGCGGTTCGACTCCGGTTCCGACGCCCCCACCGCCGCCGAGCTGCTCGCGGAGCTGTCGGCCGAGGATCTGGCCAAGGCGTTTTTCGAGTTCGGGGAGGAACGGTTCAGTCGCCGGATCGCCCGGCAGATCGTCGAAACGAGGCGAGCCGAGCCCCTGAAGACCACGGGCCAGCTCGCCGAGCTGGTCCGCCGCTGCATCCCGGGCCGCCTGCGGCACGGCCCGATCGACCCGGCGACCCGCGTCTTCCAGGGCCTCCGAATCCTGGTCAACGACGAGTTGGAGCACCTCGACGCGATCCTGACGGAGTTGCCCGAAATCCTCGCCCCGGGCGGGCGAGCCGCGATCATCAGCTTCCACTCGCTGGAAGACCGTCGCGTGAAATGGGCGTTTCGCAATGATCCGAGGTGGACCGTCCTGACCAAGAAACCCGTCACCGCGACGGCCGAGGAAACGGCCGTCAACCCCCGCGCCCGCAGCGCCAAACTAAGGGTGGCCGAACGATGGTCGAACCAGGAACCTACCCCGACCCCGACGAGCCCCAGGCCCTGA
- a CDS encoding LysM peptidoglycan-binding domain-containing protein, translating into MVEPGTYPDPDEPQALTPDAVAYPPDAFESDGAPTATDHEAHVHQAIDDGSEGPTGAIADAVAVDDAEASPEADGPSAPGAAAKLLGAVGTVGAACWRGASAAAVGGLGLAWAYPRASAASGLSVLVLLGVLSLKSGKSPTLDLPGPEAPPAATTKGDPVVPPADDPETIAATPPEAEDDATPAPAPSPAAAPEAVADLPAPAPATDDLKRTSGRDDMDFPALPPMNDHEPDFPVAADLDDAPAPNASLMLASAGFKPEDDLPAPAPAPAPAPEPEHQDAAPAPAPAPAPVAEPTAEAEPAPAPAPAAETAPAPAPPTEPAPSPPVNLAPTPPETAPVQPEIAPAQPVTATPTPEPTTPTPEPEPLPAPTPPSTTPAAGLGSFDLPPMVDAAAAPPPVEPAATPAVDVAPIDKPAASVPAPVPVPVPLPSPAVSAPAAPTEVPPLRTIPDPTPLAEPKRGANAGDRATERPPGDWVPIRHSPGEPQIDPGVMDLTDDEFDMRTGRPTADLLGERRPFEPEEPIRFVSEAGRTTAPAPTAAATTASAAVAARRDEGRMDTVLHKVQPGENFWTISRTHYASGRYYRALGKANSDQFQRLEDLYVGAVIRIPPPEDLDTAFIDPPGGRSARDQDPAAPEISQVKTALPGGATSVRRSSRHDGELNLPVSDPSTERVADRDDRDRRRTSPREDLEAPAIATRNAAPQPVHKVRARETLRSIARDRLGDSRRAPEILDLNRDVIDDPVHLVVGQLLYLPDDAE; encoded by the coding sequence ATGGTCGAACCAGGAACCTACCCCGACCCCGACGAGCCCCAGGCCCTGACGCCCGACGCGGTCGCCTACCCCCCCGACGCCTTCGAATCCGACGGCGCCCCGACCGCGACGGACCACGAAGCTCACGTCCATCAAGCGATCGACGACGGATCGGAAGGGCCGACCGGCGCGATCGCGGACGCGGTCGCGGTCGACGATGCGGAAGCGAGCCCGGAAGCCGACGGCCCCTCGGCCCCCGGCGCGGCGGCGAAGCTCCTGGGCGCGGTCGGGACGGTCGGCGCGGCCTGCTGGCGTGGGGCCTCGGCGGCGGCGGTCGGCGGCTTGGGCCTGGCCTGGGCGTATCCCCGCGCCTCGGCCGCGTCGGGCCTGTCGGTGCTCGTGCTCCTCGGCGTCCTGTCGCTGAAGTCCGGCAAGTCGCCGACCCTGGACCTTCCCGGCCCCGAGGCGCCCCCCGCCGCGACGACCAAGGGCGATCCGGTCGTCCCGCCGGCCGACGACCCGGAGACGATCGCGGCGACCCCCCCGGAGGCGGAGGACGATGCCACGCCCGCACCGGCCCCCAGCCCGGCCGCCGCGCCGGAGGCCGTCGCCGACCTGCCCGCGCCCGCCCCCGCGACCGACGACCTGAAGCGGACGAGCGGTCGCGACGACATGGACTTCCCCGCCCTGCCCCCCATGAACGACCACGAGCCCGACTTCCCGGTCGCGGCCGATCTGGACGACGCCCCCGCGCCCAACGCCTCGCTCATGCTCGCCAGCGCCGGCTTCAAGCCCGAGGACGATCTCCCGGCGCCCGCGCCCGCGCCCGCTCCAGCCCCGGAGCCGGAGCACCAGGACGCCGCCCCCGCGCCCGCCCCGGCCCCGGCCCCGGTCGCCGAGCCCACGGCGGAGGCCGAACCGGCACCGGCTCCGGCTCCTGCTGCGGAGACCGCCCCCGCGCCCGCTCCCCCGACCGAACCGGCCCCCTCGCCGCCGGTGAACCTCGCGCCGACGCCGCCAGAGACCGCGCCCGTGCAGCCGGAGATCGCGCCGGCGCAACCAGTGACCGCGACGCCCACGCCGGAGCCCACGACGCCCACGCCGGAGCCGGAACCGCTCCCCGCACCGACGCCACCCTCGACGACCCCTGCGGCGGGGCTCGGCAGCTTTGACCTCCCGCCGATGGTCGACGCCGCGGCGGCGCCCCCTCCGGTCGAGCCCGCCGCGACTCCTGCGGTCGACGTCGCGCCGATCGACAAGCCCGCCGCGTCGGTCCCGGCCCCGGTTCCGGTCCCCGTCCCTTTGCCGAGTCCCGCGGTTTCCGCCCCGGCGGCCCCTACCGAGGTCCCCCCGTTGCGGACGATTCCCGACCCCACGCCCCTCGCCGAGCCGAAACGGGGCGCGAACGCCGGTGACCGCGCGACCGAGCGGCCCCCCGGCGATTGGGTGCCGATCAGGCACAGCCCCGGTGAGCCGCAGATCGATCCGGGGGTCATGGACCTGACCGACGACGAGTTCGACATGCGGACCGGTCGGCCGACCGCCGACCTGTTGGGCGAGCGTCGGCCGTTCGAACCCGAAGAGCCGATCCGGTTCGTCTCCGAGGCGGGCCGCACGACGGCCCCCGCGCCGACCGCCGCCGCGACGACGGCCTCAGCGGCAGTCGCGGCCAGACGCGACGAGGGCCGGATGGACACCGTGCTCCACAAGGTTCAGCCCGGCGAGAATTTCTGGACGATCTCGCGGACCCATTACGCCTCGGGCCGCTACTATCGGGCGCTCGGCAAGGCCAACTCCGACCAGTTCCAGCGTCTGGAAGACCTGTACGTCGGGGCCGTCATCCGGATCCCGCCCCCCGAAGACCTCGACACCGCGTTCATCGATCCGCCCGGCGGCCGTTCCGCCCGCGACCAGGACCCAGCCGCGCCCGAGATCTCCCAGGTGAAGACCGCGCTCCCCGGCGGCGCGACCTCCGTTCGACGCTCCAGCCGGCACGACGGCGAGCTTAATCTCCCCGTCTCCGACCCGTCGACCGAGCGCGTCGCCGACCGCGACGACCGCGATCGCCGCCGCACCTCTCCGCGCGAGGACCTGGAAGCGCCGGCGATCGCCACGCGCAACGCCGCCCCCCAGCCGGTCCACAAGGTCCGCGCCCGCGAGACCCTCCGCTCGATCGCTCGGGACCGCCTCGGCGACTCCCGCCGCGCCCCCGAGATCCTCGACCTCAACCGCGACGTCATCGACGACCCGGTTCACCTCGTCGTCGGCCAGCTCCTGTACCTCCCCGACGACGCGGAGTGA
- a CDS encoding Mur ligase family protein: MARWFVDRLPQRGIPSVSLRRLLPEARFVGCADWEVTGCAVDHRRLDPGQVFVAVRDARYDGHGHVREALDRGAAGIVVEREIPDAGRLQVVVDDARAAHSRLCQALAGDPSARLATLGVTGVYGKTVVGQMARAILNAAGVRCGLVGGSGWSDGVVSRPLGAGLAEAGTEPNGAWPGGAAGLASILSYMVEQQCEAGVIEVGAEALESRRLEGVTFQAAVATDLALPPGTPVDEALRRRRAKARLFRKIAPGGAAIVNDDDPDAELLGGLNLDARRVSFGLERPGRVDVSAAVQRVDSSGSRFLLQGFDRVRPVDLRLVGVRHVSHALAAAALAWSLHIDADAVVAGLESVACVANHLEAVDEGQDFDVRIDGALTAAPLAQALAALKSVSAGRLHLVLSAEGGQDRATRRALSHVAESVADRVVLTLGNPRSEDPDQVLDDVLGGFRRPGKVHVEPDRRRAIEAAVSDARRGDAVLIAGKGRNGYQIFADRVAPFDDFAVARRALVGRRARHTAWRSA, translated from the coding sequence ATGGCACGCTGGTTCGTCGATCGTCTACCGCAGCGAGGGATCCCCTCGGTCAGCCTCAGGAGGCTGCTCCCGGAGGCTCGATTCGTGGGATGCGCCGATTGGGAGGTCACCGGCTGCGCCGTCGACCATCGCCGGCTCGATCCGGGCCAGGTGTTCGTCGCGGTCCGCGACGCCCGCTACGACGGCCACGGCCACGTCCGCGAGGCGCTCGACCGGGGCGCGGCGGGGATCGTGGTCGAGCGCGAGATCCCCGACGCCGGGCGGCTCCAGGTGGTCGTCGACGACGCTCGCGCGGCCCACTCGCGGCTTTGCCAGGCGCTCGCCGGCGATCCGTCGGCCCGCCTCGCGACCCTGGGCGTCACGGGCGTCTACGGCAAGACGGTCGTCGGCCAGATGGCCCGCGCGATCCTCAACGCCGCCGGCGTGCGGTGCGGCCTGGTCGGCGGCTCCGGCTGGTCCGACGGCGTCGTCTCCCGGCCGTTGGGCGCGGGGCTCGCGGAGGCCGGGACCGAGCCCAACGGGGCCTGGCCCGGCGGTGCGGCCGGGCTGGCGTCGATCCTCTCGTACATGGTCGAGCAGCAGTGCGAGGCCGGCGTGATCGAGGTCGGCGCCGAGGCCCTGGAGTCCCGCCGTCTCGAAGGCGTGACCTTCCAGGCGGCCGTCGCGACCGACCTGGCCCTGCCGCCGGGCACCCCCGTCGACGAGGCCCTGCGCCGTCGTCGGGCGAAGGCCCGCCTGTTCCGCAAGATCGCCCCCGGGGGCGCGGCGATCGTCAACGACGACGACCCGGACGCCGAACTCCTCGGCGGCCTGAACCTGGACGCCCGCCGCGTCAGCTTCGGCCTCGAACGACCCGGTCGGGTCGACGTCTCGGCGGCGGTCCAGCGCGTCGACTCCTCGGGCTCGCGCTTCCTGCTCCAGGGCTTCGATCGCGTCCGGCCCGTCGATCTGCGACTGGTCGGCGTCCGGCACGTCAGCCACGCCCTGGCCGCCGCCGCGCTCGCCTGGTCGCTGCACATCGACGCCGACGCCGTGGTGGCGGGCCTGGAAAGCGTGGCCTGCGTGGCGAACCACCTGGAAGCGGTGGACGAGGGCCAGGACTTCGACGTTCGGATCGACGGCGCCCTGACCGCGGCCCCCCTGGCGCAGGCCCTCGCCGCCCTGAAGTCCGTCTCCGCCGGCCGTCTGCACCTCGTGCTCAGCGCCGAGGGGGGCCAGGACCGCGCCACCCGTCGCGCCCTGTCGCACGTCGCCGAGTCCGTCGCCGACCGCGTCGTCCTGACCCTGGGCAACCCTCGCTCCGAAGATCCCGATCAGGTCCTCGACGACGTCCTCGGCGGCTTCCGCCGGCCGGGCAAGGTCCACGTCGAGCCCGACCGCCGACGCGCCATCGAGGCCGCCGTTTCCGACGCCCGACGCGGCGACGCCGTGTTGATCGCCGGCAAGGGCCGCAACGGCTACCAGATCTTCGCCGACCGCGTCGCCCCCTTCGACGACTTCGCCGTCGCCCGTCGCGCCCTCGTCGGCCGTCGCGCCCGCCACACGGCCTGGCGATCCGCCTGA
- a CDS encoding glycosyltransferase family 87 protein produces the protein MAHPDESDSRDGLDGASGRRRDADDARTPAGGVSLRAWDRRLLGLMAVLMVVFSAPPLINLFRGEPNKDYSLWYQVGAAVRGGLEVYPDPDSNRLFPFMYPPSAAALLGYVSYLGPYATVVLLVLVHSAAWLGAVVLSVRLATGGGAKGRNPLLYLVPSLVIVALIHNTYLLGQPNLALLTLLLGAFACLQKGKDVWAGTLVATGAAIKAFPILALGYFVYRRRWRASAATVVALAAWLLVVPLAFRTPAQAVRDVEVWAGGMLFTYNKQGIAQRPFRSYSYKNQSIMAMAHRLLRDVPADGEAVLAKRIGKIRRDRKMGAPEGGREDGSIDLKAILEGPPQGSSAIAAAFEGIDDDLKKAWRVNVASWDFRAVTLATLAGMAGLGLFTLAVLPRERDRTPRTDAIEFALVTLLIVMFSPLSFNYAFVWLIYPMTVALNEALEHPASDPRRRTLERAWLAAILLGPATAVAFPLYAQAYGNLFVPAALLVLTLGWKLHQIRRAEAAVAGIVMDASPA, from the coding sequence ATGGCGCACCCCGACGAATCCGACTCCAGGGACGGTCTGGACGGGGCCTCCGGCCGCCGTCGCGACGCGGACGACGCGAGGACGCCGGCCGGCGGCGTGTCGCTCCGGGCCTGGGATCGCCGGTTGCTGGGGCTCATGGCCGTCCTGATGGTCGTGTTCTCGGCACCCCCGCTGATCAACCTGTTCCGGGGTGAGCCGAACAAGGACTACAGCCTCTGGTATCAGGTGGGCGCCGCCGTGCGCGGCGGGTTGGAAGTCTATCCCGACCCGGATTCAAACCGGCTCTTCCCGTTCATGTATCCGCCCTCGGCCGCCGCCCTGCTCGGATACGTCAGCTATCTGGGCCCTTATGCGACGGTCGTGCTGCTGGTGCTCGTGCATTCCGCGGCCTGGCTGGGCGCCGTGGTCCTCTCGGTACGCCTGGCGACCGGCGGCGGGGCGAAGGGGCGCAATCCGCTCCTCTACCTGGTCCCTTCGCTCGTCATCGTGGCCTTGATCCACAACACGTATTTACTCGGCCAGCCGAACCTGGCGCTGCTGACCCTGCTGCTCGGCGCGTTCGCCTGTCTTCAGAAGGGGAAGGACGTCTGGGCGGGGACGCTGGTGGCGACGGGGGCGGCGATCAAGGCGTTCCCGATCCTGGCGCTGGGCTATTTCGTCTACCGCCGCCGATGGCGGGCCTCGGCCGCGACGGTCGTCGCGCTGGCGGCCTGGCTTCTGGTGGTCCCCCTGGCGTTCCGCACCCCCGCGCAGGCCGTGCGCGACGTGGAGGTCTGGGCCGGCGGAATGCTGTTCACCTACAACAAGCAGGGGATCGCCCAGCGTCCCTTCCGGTCCTACAGCTACAAGAACCAGTCGATCATGGCGATGGCCCATCGCCTGCTGCGCGACGTGCCGGCCGACGGCGAGGCCGTCCTGGCGAAACGCATCGGCAAGATCCGTCGCGACCGCAAGATGGGGGCTCCCGAAGGGGGGCGCGAGGACGGTTCGATCGACCTCAAGGCGATCCTGGAAGGGCCGCCGCAGGGCTCGTCGGCCATCGCGGCGGCCTTCGAGGGGATCGACGACGATCTCAAGAAGGCGTGGCGGGTGAATGTCGCGTCGTGGGACTTCCGGGCCGTCACGCTCGCGACGCTCGCCGGCATGGCCGGGTTGGGCCTCTTCACGCTGGCCGTCCTGCCTCGCGAGCGGGACCGCACGCCCCGGACCGACGCGATCGAATTCGCGCTCGTGACCCTCCTGATCGTCATGTTCTCGCCGTTGTCATTCAATTATGCGTTCGTGTGGCTCATCTATCCGATGACCGTCGCCTTGAACGAGGCCCTGGAACATCCCGCGTCCGACCCCCGACGTCGGACCCTGGAACGCGCCTGGCTCGCCGCGATCCTCCTCGGCCCGGCCACGGCGGTCGCGTTCCCCCTGTACGCCCAGGCCTACGGCAACCTCTTCGTCCCCGCGGCGCTGCTGGTGCTGACCCTCGGCTGGAAGCTCCACCAGATCCGTCGAGCCGAGGCCGCCGTCGCCGGCATCGTCATGGATGCGTCCCCCGCCTGA